A single Chitinispirillales bacterium DNA region contains:
- the mreD gene encoding rod shape-determining protein MreD: LVQAAIIPKISILGITPDIIVFMLFIFSIKYGQTASIWVGFILGLFVDIYSSEILGVNALAKTIIGGAIGFFDRKNFMVGLIFQLIILAAALIINDIIIYVPNIYQNGENIMEIYEYIFKFSIPRAIYTVFLASVFFVAKDLFLPAKWRT, from the coding sequence TACTTGTTCAGGCGGCGATAATTCCGAAAATTTCAATATTAGGTATAACTCCGGATATTATTGTATTTATGCTTTTTATTTTTTCAATAAAATACGGGCAAACGGCAAGTATTTGGGTAGGTTTTATTTTAGGTTTGTTCGTTGATATTTATTCGTCTGAAATTCTTGGAGTTAATGCTCTTGCAAAAACTATAATCGGCGGCGCGATAGGATTTTTTGACCGGAAAAATTTTATGGTCGGTTTGATTTTTCAACTAATTATTTTGGCTGCAGCGCTGATAATTAACGATATTATTATATACGTACCGAATATTTATCAAAACGGAGAAAATATTATGGAAATATACGAATATATATTCAAATTTTCTATTCCGAGAGCTATTTACACCGTGTTTTTAGCGTCTGTATTTTTTGTTGCGAAAGATTTATTTCTTCCCGCGAAATGGAGAACCTGA